CGGCCAGGCGGGCCTGGGCCTCGGGGTCATCCGGCAGGGTATGGGTCTGCTGGCATTCAACGGCTTGCAGCCGGTGCTCGGCGTCCCGCAGCAGGGCGTAGGCTGCCAGGAGGCCATGGCCCTCGGCGGCGGACAGCCAGCCGCCCCGGACCAGGGCCGGCAGCGCCTCCAGGACCGAGGGCGTGCGCAAGGCGGCATGCCGGCCGCCATGGATGAGCTGCAGGGTCTGGACGAGGAATTCCACCTGGCGGATGCCGCCGGGCCCCAGCTTGAGATCCCTGGGCTGGCTGGCGGCCCGGGCGGCCGCCAGCCGCTCCTTGAGGTCCCGCAGGCTGTCCAGGGCGCCGAAGTCCAGATAGCGCCGGTAAACAAATGGTGTGATAGCGGCCAGAAGCCTGGCACCGGCCTGGCGGTCCCCGGCCACCGGCCGGGCCCGCAGCCAGGCCAGCCGCTCCCAGGCTCGGCCGTAGGCCTCCAGATAGGCCTCCACCTGGGCCGGTGTCATGACCAGGGGGCCGGCATCCCCAAAGGGACGCAGGCGCAGGTCCACCCGGAAGACGTGCCCGTCCGCGGTCTGGCTGCCCAGAACCCGCAGGAGCTGGCGGACCAGGCCGGCCGGCTCGGCTGCCCCGCCGTCACCGCCGGGCTCGCCAGCGGTGCCGATCAGCACCAGATCGACGTCCGAGGAGACGTTCAGCTCCCAGCCTCCCAGCTTGCCCATGCCCAGGACCGCCAACCGGGGCGCGGCCGTCCCCCCCGTCTCGTGCCGCCAGGAGGCCAGGCCCGCCAGGGCCGCATCGATGGCGGCTTCGGCCAGCCAGGACAGGTCGCGCATGGTCTCCGCCAGGTCGGCCCAGCCCACGAGATCCCGCCAGATGATCCGCACCATCTCCCGGTGGCGCAGGCGGCGCAGCCGCCGGCCGAGCTCCGCCTCGTCGCCGGCGCCCCGGGTCCCCATCTCGAGACGCCGCGCCAGGCCGGTGGCCCTGGCGCTCACCAGGAGGTCACCACTGGCCGCCAGGTCCTGGAGGATCTCCGGGTAGCGGCAGCAGGTGTCGGCCAGATAGCGGGACAAGGCCCAGGCCGCGGGCAGGGAGTCCACCAGCACGGCCGGCAGGCGACGGCTCCAGGGGTGCTGGTGCTGAAAGCCCTGCCAGCGCTCCACCGCCGGTGCCAGCAGGCTCCTGGGCAGGCCGGGCAGGGGCTGGGCACCGCAGGTGAGCATGGCCAATCCTCACGGACAGGGAGGGGAATCAAGGCCGGCCGGCGGTGGCGGCGGCCGGGAGATCGGCCCCAGTGTAGCACACCTGGCAGCGGCTGCCTGCCTGCCGATTGACAGCCTGGCAGGCCCGTGGTAAACAGGACAGGTCAGTGCGGGAGGGATGGCCGAGTGGTTGAAGGCGGCGGTCTTGAAAACCGTTGAACGTAAGTTCCGTGGGTTCGAATCCTACTCCCTCCGCCAGAGCGCGCCCCCACCAGCATTCCTGCGGAGAGATGACCGAGTAGGCCGAAGGTGCTCGCCTGCTAAGCGAGTGTAGGGCCATAAAGCCTTACCGAGGGTTCGAATCCCTCTCTCTCCGCCAGTCAACTCTTGGGCCTGCTGGACGTCCTGTTCGGCAGGCTCATTTTGGTTCGTGCCCATGGGCGATTGGTCCTCTGCCTTGCAGCCGGAGCGGCTGGCTTCCCTGTTCATCGAGCTGTGTCGTATCCCGAGCCCCTCCCGCCAGGAGGGCCCCGTGGCCCAGGTCCTGCGCCCGCTTTTTGCCGCCCTGGGCGCCAGCATCCGAGAGGACGACTCGGCGACCGCCACCGGCTCCCAGACCGGCAACCTGGTGCTCTCCCTGCCGGGCACCCTGCCCCGGCCGCCGGTCTTCTTCAATGCCCACATGGATACGGTAGGCCCCACGGAGGGCCTTGCGGTGGTCCGGGAGGGCGACCGCTTCCGCTCGGCCGGCAATACCGTGCTGGGGGGGGACGACAAGTCCGGCCTCGCCATCCTGGCGGAGGTCTGCCGCACCCTGTATGACCAGCGGATTCCGCACCGCCCCTTCCAGCTCGTTTTCACCACCTGCGAGGAGATTGGCCTTCTGGGCGCCAAGCATCTGGACTTCTCACTGGTCAGCGCCCGGATGGGCTACGCCTTGGACTCCTCGGGCGTCGATCAGGTGGTGGTGGGGGCGCCGGCGGCCAACCGGCTGCGCTTCCTGGTCAAGGGCCTGGCGGCCCACGCCGGCCTCTGCCCGGAGAAGGGGATCAGCGCCATCCAGCTGGCGGCGCAGGCCATCGCCGGCCTGCGCCTCGGCCGCCTGGACGACGAGAGCACCGCCAACATCGGCCGCATCGCCGGCGGCACAGCCACCAATATCGTGCCCCCCGAGGTGGTGGTGGAGGGCGAGGTGCGCAGCCATGACCTGGCCAAGCTGGAGGCCTTCACCCGGGCCATGCGCGAGGCCTTCTCCACCGCCGTGGCGGGCTGGCGGGATCGATCCGGACAGGTAGCCGCCCGGCCCGGCCTGGAGATCGACGAGGAGTTGGAGTATCCGCGCCTGGGGGCCGCGGCTGACGAGCCGGTGGTCCAGGAGGTGACAGCTGCCGCGGCCCGCTTGGGTCGCCAGCTGTCCCTGATCAGGGCCGGTGGCGGCAGCGACGCCAACATCTTTGCCGGCCAGGGCCTGGCCACGGTCATCCTCGGCACCGGCATGAGCAAGGTCCACTCCACCCAGGAGGAGATCCTGCTGCCGGACATGCTGCGCACGGCCGAGCTGGTGCTCGCCATCCTAACCGAGTGAAAGTCCAAGCCAATATGCACCATGTTCCACGTGCAACAACGAGGTAGCGGTGGCCAAGATCGTTGCGCTGGCAAACCAGAAGGGCGGGGTCGGCAAGACCACCACCACCATCAATCTGGGCGCGTCCCTGGCCGAGCTGGGCCGCCGGGTGCTGGTGGTGGACGCCGACCCCCAGGGCAATGCCTCCAGCGGCCTGGGGGTGGGGGGCGCTGCGGCGGCTGCCGGCCACCCTACCCTCTACCAGTGCCTGCTGGCCGGTGCCGACCCGCGGGCCGCCATCCTACCGGTCGCGGACCTGGACCGGCTGGCGGTGCTGCCCAGCTCCATCGACCTGGTGGGCGCGGAGGTGGAGCTGGTGCAAGCCCCCCGCCGGGAGCGCTTCCTGGCCACCACCCTGGAGCCGCTCCTCGCTGACTACGACTTCATTCTCATCGACTGCCCGCCGTCCCTGGGCCTTCTGACCATCAACGCCCTCACCGCTGCCCACTCGGTGCTGATCCCCCTGCAGTGCGAATACTTCGCCCTGGAGGGCCTGGGCCAGCTGGTGCGCACCATCCGCCTGGTGAAGAACAGCTACAACAGCCGCCTGCACATCGAGGGTCTGCTCCTCACCATGTACGACCGCCGCAACCGCCTCACCTTCCAGGTGGCCAAGGAGGTGAAGACCCACTTCAAGGACCAGGTCTACCGAGCGGTGATCCCCCGGAACGTCCGCCTCAGCGAAAGCCCCAGCCACGGCAAGCCGGCCATCCTGTACGCCCGCTCCTCACCAGGCGCCCAGAGCTACCTGGCCCTGGGCAAAGAGCTTCTCAACCCGCAGAACCGCCGCCAGGGAGCCGCCCCATGACCACCACCCCGCGCACCGGGCTGGGCAAGGGCCTGTCCGCCCTGCTGCCCTCCCGGGACGACGAGCACGGCCACCGCTACTTCCTCTGCCCCGTGGGCTCCATCCGCCCCAACCCCCGCCAGCCCCGCAAGCTGATCAAGCCCGACGAGCTGGAGGAGCTGGCGGCCTCCATCCGGGAGAAGGGCATCATCCAGCCTCTGGTGGTGCGGCGGCTGGACGAGGACGGCTATGAGCTCATCGCCGGCGAGCGACGCTGGCGCGCCTCCCAGCTGGCCGGGCTGGAGGAGGTGCCTGTGGTGGTCAAGGACGTCTCGCCGGATGAAGCCCTGGAGCTGGCCCTGATTGAAAACATCCAGCGCCAGGACCTCAACCCCCTGGAAGAGGCCGAGGCGTACGCCCGGTTGGTGGAGGAGCTGCGCATCACCCAGGAGGAGGTGGCCCGGCGGGTGGGCAAGGAGCGCTCCACGGTGGCCAATTACCTGCGTATCCTGGCCTTGCCGGACTGGGCCAAGGAGGATCTGGTCAACGACCGGCTGAGCATGGGCCACGCCAAGGTGCTCCTGGCTGTGGACGAGGACGAGCCCCGCCGGGCGCTGCGGGACGAGATCCTGGCCAAGGCCCTGTCGGTGCGCCAGACCGAGGCCCGCGCCCGGCGCCTCCGCCAGCAGAGCAGCCGGCGGCCCCGCCGCCGGCCCGCAGCCGAGGCCGCCGCCATCCCGGAATCCTACGCCCAGGTCCTGCAGAACGATCTGCAGCGCCATCTCGGCACCCGGGTCCGCATTGTCCAGGCCGGGTCCCGGGGCCGCCTGGAGATCGACTACTTCTCGGCCGACGATCTCGAACGACTCCTGGACCTCATTGTGCCGGCGGACCGCCGGTGAGCGCCGCCATGGCTGTCACCCCAGCCAACGCCTGTCAGGAGACCGGCCAGGTCCGCAAGCTCGAAGACCTGGGCCCGCACATCCTGCGCCTGACCGTGGACGCGCCAGCCATTGCCGCTGCTGCCAAGCCCGGCCAGTTTGTGATGGCCCGCCTGGGCACCGGACAAGACCCCCTCCTGCGCCGCCCCTTCTCGGTCCACCAGACCACAGCCCAGGGCACGCTGCAGCTTCTCTTCCGGGTCGTGGGCCGGGTGACCCGGCAGATGGCCGCACTGCGGCCGGGCGACGAGCTGGCCCTCCTGGGGCCGCTGGGCCGAGGCTTCCGCACCGAGGCCGCAGGCGGCATCCTGGTTGCCGGCGGCATGGGGGTGGCGCCCCTGCTCTTTCTGGCCAAGACCCTGGCGCAGGCCCTGCAGGGCCCGCCGCCCATTCTGCTCTTCGGGGCCCGCACCGCGGCCGAGCTGGTCGCCACCGCCGACTTCCGCGGGCTCGGCATCACCGTCCAGGAGACCACCGACGACGGCAGCCGCGGTCGCTCCGGGCTGGTCACCGGCCTCCTGGCCGAGACGCCCACCCCGGGCCCGGTCTACGCCTGCGGCCCCTGGCCCATGCTGCGGGCGGTGGCCGGCCTGTGCGCCCGGGCCAGCCGGCCCTGCCAGGTCTCCCTGGAGACCGGCATGGCCTGCGGCACCGGGGTCTGCCTCGGCTGCGCCGTGCCCAGGGCTGGCGGCCGCGGCTTTCTCCACGTCTGCAGCGACGGGCCGGTGGTGCTGGCCGAGGACGTGGGATGGTAGAGCCGGACCTTTCGGTGCGCCTCGGCAGCCTGCGCCTCCAGAACCCGGTGCTGACCGCCTCCGGCACCTTCGGCTACGGCCAGGAGCTGGCCGGCCTCGTCAA
This sequence is a window from Thermodesulfobacteriota bacterium. Protein-coding genes within it:
- a CDS encoding M20/M25/M40 family metallo-hydrolase, with protein sequence MGDWSSALQPERLASLFIELCRIPSPSRQEGPVAQVLRPLFAALGASIREDDSATATGSQTGNLVLSLPGTLPRPPVFFNAHMDTVGPTEGLAVVREGDRFRSAGNTVLGGDDKSGLAILAEVCRTLYDQRIPHRPFQLVFTTCEEIGLLGAKHLDFSLVSARMGYALDSSGVDQVVVGAPAANRLRFLVKGLAAHAGLCPEKGISAIQLAAQAIAGLRLGRLDDESTANIGRIAGGTATNIVPPEVVVEGEVRSHDLAKLEAFTRAMREAFSTAVAGWRDRSGQVAARPGLEIDEELEYPRLGAAADEPVVQEVTAAAARLGRQLSLIRAGGGSDANIFAGQGLATVILGTGMSKVHSTQEEILLPDMLRTAELVLAILTE
- a CDS encoding ParA family protein — its product is MAKIVALANQKGGVGKTTTTINLGASLAELGRRVLVVDADPQGNASSGLGVGGAAAAAGHPTLYQCLLAGADPRAAILPVADLDRLAVLPSSIDLVGAEVELVQAPRRERFLATTLEPLLADYDFILIDCPPSLGLLTINALTAAHSVLIPLQCEYFALEGLGQLVRTIRLVKNSYNSRLHIEGLLLTMYDRRNRLTFQVAKEVKTHFKDQVYRAVIPRNVRLSESPSHGKPAILYARSSPGAQSYLALGKELLNPQNRRQGAAP
- a CDS encoding ParB/RepB/Spo0J family partition protein; translated protein: MTTTPRTGLGKGLSALLPSRDDEHGHRYFLCPVGSIRPNPRQPRKLIKPDELEELAASIREKGIIQPLVVRRLDEDGYELIAGERRWRASQLAGLEEVPVVVKDVSPDEALELALIENIQRQDLNPLEEAEAYARLVEELRITQEEVARRVGKERSTVANYLRILALPDWAKEDLVNDRLSMGHAKVLLAVDEDEPRRALRDEILAKALSVRQTEARARRLRQQSSRRPRRRPAAEAAAIPESYAQVLQNDLQRHLGTRVRIVQAGSRGRLEIDYFSADDLERLLDLIVPADRR
- a CDS encoding dihydroorotate dehydrogenase electron transfer subunit, encoding MAVTPANACQETGQVRKLEDLGPHILRLTVDAPAIAAAAKPGQFVMARLGTGQDPLLRRPFSVHQTTAQGTLQLLFRVVGRVTRQMAALRPGDELALLGPLGRGFRTEAAGGILVAGGMGVAPLLFLAKTLAQALQGPPPILLFGARTAAELVATADFRGLGITVQETTDDGSRGRSGLVTGLLAETPTPGPVYACGPWPMLRAVAGLCARASRPCQVSLETGMACGTGVCLGCAVPRAGGRGFLHVCSDGPVVLAEDVGW